One genomic segment of [Phormidium] sp. ETS-05 includes these proteins:
- a CDS encoding M10 family metallopeptidase encodes MPSSFIPSTPISIPGVSFLIDSIIFDADYYRAANPDIAELSDADIFTHFQTRGLDEGRRFSPILDLDYYRSRNPDLAGLSDRELFNHFTNFGIDENREFSQFFNLDFYASSLFQQNPNFFTENFNPSLPFNRQLVRDFVTRLNSPDGLVLEAGGDPLLFSPYIDLQYYINNSPDLLQAGLSDKQLLQHLELLGLNEGRKFSLIFDPKYYIEHNPDLARAGLSAQQLLEHYQLNGINESRRPSLLFDVEFYRDNNRDLQERGLTNPELISHFIRVGLRLEGRQSSVYFDPLSIDALLVNSATTTDDTPAEEETFVVPADNLLEPKRKWPTPINGTLTYSFVTEASAFLYEGTESSVGEVSETVKNNVRQIMQEYNKVLPFNLIEVPDRPPNTGQIRIMFSDGPDYAYAYEPGIGIGGDIHLSRDFENEPNQAFSAGPGTFGYETLIHEIGHALGLKHPNNYASPDLNAEDTIGEDGPFLPFFRDNNTNTVMSYTFVAVGASTPMAYDIRALQFLYGFSEGNKGDNVYRFDGSNFIGVKQTIWDGGGNDTLDFSGLPITESYFFDMNEGGQNTARSALNGSTYIINTLVTDENGELVTDENDQLVVQANGPFTANSYTTVIGFGVTIENLIGSPVNDDILGNNKDNIINGGGGGDLIIGSKGNDTLTGGAGPDTFVLSPGDGTDIITDFTNEQDRIALGSTLTFEDIAILPSGANTIISIPATGEVLAVLAGVPQFAISRDDFVLV; translated from the coding sequence ATGCCCTCTAGTTTTATCCCATCCACACCAATTAGCATCCCCGGCGTTTCCTTCCTCATCGACAGCATCATTTTTGATGCCGACTACTATCGCGCCGCCAATCCCGACATCGCCGAATTAAGTGATGCCGACATCTTCACCCACTTTCAAACCAGAGGACTCGACGAAGGCAGGCGATTTTCTCCCATCTTAGATTTAGATTACTACCGCAGCCGCAATCCCGACCTAGCCGGTTTGAGCGACAGGGAACTATTCAACCACTTTACCAACTTCGGCATCGATGAAAATCGGGAATTTTCCCAATTTTTTAACCTTGACTTTTACGCCAGCAGCTTATTCCAGCAAAATCCCAACTTCTTTACAGAAAATTTCAACCCTAGCCTGCCCTTCAACCGCCAACTCGTCCGCGACTTTGTAACCAGGCTCAACTCCCCCGATGGCCTCGTCCTAGAAGCCGGGGGAGACCCCCTCCTCTTTTCCCCTTACATCGACCTTCAATATTACATCAACAACAGTCCCGACCTTCTCCAAGCCGGTTTAAGCGACAAACAACTACTCCAACACCTAGAACTACTAGGACTCAACGAAGGACGCAAATTTTCCCTCATCTTTGACCCCAAATACTACATCGAACACAACCCAGACCTGGCCAGAGCAGGTCTTAGCGCCCAGCAGCTACTAGAACATTATCAGCTAAACGGCATCAATGAAAGTCGCCGCCCTTCCCTATTATTCGATGTAGAATTCTATAGAGACAACAACCGCGACCTCCAAGAAAGAGGACTAACCAACCCGGAATTAATCTCACACTTCATCCGCGTCGGGTTGCGCTTAGAAGGACGGCAGTCATCAGTCTATTTTGACCCCCTTAGCATCGACGCTTTACTCGTCAACAGTGCCACCACCACCGATGACACCCCAGCCGAAGAAGAAACCTTCGTCGTTCCCGCCGATAACCTCCTAGAACCCAAACGCAAATGGCCAACCCCCATCAACGGCACCCTCACCTACAGCTTTGTCACTGAAGCCAGCGCCTTTTTGTATGAAGGCACAGAAAGCAGCGTTGGGGAAGTGAGCGAAACAGTCAAAAACAACGTTCGCCAAATCATGCAGGAATACAACAAAGTCCTGCCTTTTAATCTCATCGAGGTTCCCGACAGACCGCCCAACACCGGTCAAATTCGCATCATGTTTTCCGACGGTCCCGACTACGCCTACGCCTATGAACCGGGCATCGGCATTGGTGGCGATATCCATTTAAGCCGCGATTTTGAAAACGAACCCAACCAAGCATTTTCCGCTGGTCCCGGCACCTTTGGCTATGAAACCTTAATTCACGAAATCGGCCATGCTTTGGGACTGAAACATCCCAACAACTACGCCAGTCCCGATTTAAATGCAGAGGACACCATTGGAGAAGACGGCCCATTTCTCCCGTTCTTCAGAGACAACAACACCAACACGGTGATGAGTTATACTTTCGTGGCTGTTGGTGCTAGCACCCCGATGGCTTATGACATCCGGGCGCTACAATTTCTCTACGGCTTCAGCGAAGGTAATAAAGGTGATAACGTTTATCGCTTTGATGGCAGCAATTTTATCGGCGTCAAGCAGACTATCTGGGATGGTGGGGGCAATGATACTCTAGATTTTTCTGGGTTGCCCATCACCGAAAGTTATTTCTTTGATATGAACGAAGGGGGGCAAAATACCGCTCGCAGCGCCCTCAACGGCTCTACTTATATTATCAATACCCTGGTAACAGACGAAAATGGTGAGTTAGTGACCGATGAGAATGACCAGTTAGTGGTGCAAGCTAACGGTCCTTTTACCGCTAACAGTTACACTACTGTCATCGGTTTTGGCGTCACTATTGAAAACCTCATCGGTTCCCCCGTCAACGATGACATCTTGGGCAACAATAAAGACAATATCATCAACGGCGGCGGCGGCGGCGACCTGATTATCGGCAGTAAAGGTAACGACACCCTCACTGGTGGTGCTGGTCCTGATACATTTGTCTTGTCTCCTGGGGATGGCACCGATATCATTACCGATTTTACTAACGAGCAGGATAGAATTGCCCTTGGTTCTACTCTGACTTTTGAGGATATCGCGATTCTCCCTAGCGGTGCCAATACCATTATCTCTATTCCCGCCACTGGGGAAGTGTTGGCGGTATTAGCTGGTGTCCCCCAATTTGCAATTAGCCGCGATGATTTCGTTTTAGTTTGA
- a CDS encoding dienelactone hydrolase family protein: MEIRTDRVQVPNGELEISAYLAQPTGEGKYPGVIVFQEIFGVNEHIRDVTAKIAQWGYVAIAPALYQRTAPDFEIGYTPDDITLGRSYKEKTTAAELLSDTSATIQYLTNLPNVNPQAINCIGFCFGGHVAYLAATLPEIKATASFYGAGIVNSTPGGGPPTISRTPEIHGTIYLFFGTSDPLIPNPQVDEIEATLEKHQISHRVFRYEEADHGFICDRRNTYHPSAAAAAWKEVQQLFSLSI, translated from the coding sequence ATGGAGATTAGAACCGATCGCGTTCAGGTTCCCAACGGCGAGCTGGAAATATCCGCTTACCTCGCTCAACCCACCGGAGAGGGGAAATATCCTGGGGTTATCGTCTTTCAGGAAATTTTTGGCGTCAACGAGCATATCCGGGATGTCACCGCCAAAATTGCTCAATGGGGATATGTGGCGATCGCCCCCGCTCTCTACCAGCGGACCGCCCCCGACTTTGAAATCGGCTACACCCCAGACGACATCACACTCGGACGCAGCTACAAAGAAAAAACCACCGCTGCCGAACTCCTCAGCGACACCAGCGCCACCATCCAATACCTCACAAACTTGCCCAACGTCAACCCCCAAGCCATCAACTGCATCGGCTTCTGCTTCGGGGGCCACGTCGCCTATCTCGCCGCCACCCTCCCGGAAATCAAAGCTACCGCCTCCTTCTATGGCGCCGGTATCGTCAACTCCACTCCCGGCGGTGGTCCTCCCACCATCAGCCGCACCCCGGAAATTCACGGCACGATTTACCTTTTCTTCGGCACCAGCGACCCCCTTATCCCCAACCCCCAAGTGGATGAAATTGAAGCTACCCTGGAGAAACACCAAATCTCCCATCGCGTCTTTCGCTACGAAGAAGCCGACCACGGATTTATATGCGATCGGCGTAATACCTACCACCCCAGCGCCGCCGCCGCCGCCTGGAAAGAAGTACAACAGCTCTTTTCCCTCTCAATTTAA
- a CDS encoding GntR family transcriptional regulator: MVQFKIQLDSDIPASNQLFNQIRFAIASRQFPPGEKLPSTRALAMQTGLHRNTISKVYERLEELGIVESHAGSGIYVKEQGHEGAGRIQSPLLQKYPQADKVVQTSIDELMQLGCTLNDVRELFFKEIDWRLRSSARVLVTAPAQDIGIGKWMSLELEESLGMPVQLVSLEELDAALDKSPFGTVVTTRYFSGLAEAIAAPKFVRVLPLDIYDHAKEIEEVKQLPKDSCLGLVSISTGWLRASEVIVNSLRGEDLLVVTAHLDDAYKLKAIVRRARAIGCDPSSLSTVKAAIQANREDLIRAPKVYCIENYIDKNSINRLKRELGLV; encoded by the coding sequence ATGGTTCAGTTTAAGATTCAATTGGATAGCGATATCCCCGCATCTAACCAGCTATTTAATCAAATCCGGTTTGCGATCGCCTCCCGGCAATTTCCCCCTGGAGAGAAACTGCCCTCCACCCGTGCTTTAGCCATGCAGACCGGTTTGCACCGCAACACCATCAGCAAAGTTTATGAGCGGTTGGAAGAATTGGGCATCGTGGAATCCCACGCCGGTTCTGGCATCTACGTCAAAGAGCAAGGTCACGAAGGCGCAGGACGGATCCAGTCTCCTTTACTGCAAAAATACCCCCAAGCCGATAAGGTGGTCCAAACCAGCATCGACGAACTGATGCAGCTCGGCTGCACCCTCAATGATGTGCGGGAGCTGTTTTTCAAGGAAATTGATTGGCGGTTGCGCTCTAGCGCTCGGGTGCTGGTGACGGCTCCGGCTCAGGATATCGGGATTGGCAAATGGATGAGTTTGGAGCTAGAAGAATCCTTGGGAATGCCTGTGCAGCTCGTGTCTTTAGAGGAATTAGATGCAGCTTTAGATAAGTCTCCTTTTGGCACGGTGGTGACAACCCGGTATTTTAGCGGCTTGGCGGAGGCGATCGCCGCGCCAAAATTCGTCCGCGTCCTTCCCCTAGATATCTACGACCATGCCAAAGAAATCGAAGAAGTAAAGCAGTTACCGAAAGACAGTTGTTTAGGTTTAGTCAGCATCAGCACCGGTTGGTTGCGTGCTTCTGAGGTAATTGTCAACAGCCTTCGCGGGGAAGATTTGCTCGTTGTCACCGCGCATCTGGATGATGCTTACAAACTCAAGGCGATCGTCCGCCGCGCCAGAGCGATCGGTTGTGACCCCTCCAGCTTGTCCACCGTCAAAGCCGCCATCCAAGCCAACCGCGAAGACCTCATCCGCGCTCCCAAAGTTTACTGCATTGAAAACTACATCGATAAAAACTCCATCAACCGCCTGAAACGAGAATTAGGATTAGTGTGA
- a CDS encoding vWA domain-containing protein codes for MNTAERDLRLEMLNSLLTTPHRKLEEVAEIHKLMVELDPLFYGHLAVWYQRHGDVRDHKEVFLGNLLTSGLEVHRDAGFVMVQEFAPYQVARIVDFMKQQLGKMPRSARTAVRRYLQQREKNAQFFDRAALRNRKAMKHLYASLHIKPSDRADAVLFKNNPPPDSLAFALKQLAKGTSPTEQAELIIEHKIPYTVAVGALKQITPTVLVALISAMSPQETINNLNSLQERGAMANPQVKALIDAKLKEAQTDNRVSAYKARVAADAANLDAATTAQLEQITNEQVKSKGKIAKPTAVLVDKSGSMDQALEVGKRIAALISGISEADLFVYAFDTLPYLVQANGKELSDWERAFAHLHAGGGTSIGSAVEVLRRKKQVVDQIIIVTDEGENNQPYFADAYQTYSREMGIMPNVIIVKVGYAYDWLETQLKAKQIPLDTFTFSGDYYSLTNLVPLLSRPSRLELLMEIMETPLPGRDDK; via the coding sequence ATGAATACTGCTGAACGAGATTTGCGCCTGGAAATGCTCAACAGCTTGCTGACAACCCCACACCGCAAGCTGGAAGAAGTGGCGGAAATTCACAAGCTGATGGTAGAATTGGACCCCCTGTTTTACGGTCACTTGGCGGTGTGGTATCAACGTCATGGGGACGTGCGCGACCATAAAGAAGTGTTTTTGGGCAACCTGCTCACCAGTGGACTCGAAGTACACCGAGATGCGGGGTTTGTGATGGTGCAGGAATTTGCACCATATCAGGTGGCGCGAATTGTGGATTTTATGAAACAGCAGTTGGGGAAAATGCCCCGATCGGCTCGCACGGCGGTACGTCGCTATTTGCAACAGCGGGAAAAAAACGCCCAGTTTTTCGATCGCGCTGCCTTGCGCAACCGCAAAGCGATGAAACACCTGTACGCCAGCCTGCATATCAAACCTTCCGATCGCGCCGATGCGGTCCTGTTCAAAAACAACCCGCCACCGGATAGCCTCGCCTTTGCGCTCAAGCAACTCGCCAAAGGCACATCTCCCACGGAACAAGCGGAACTGATTATCGAGCATAAAATTCCTTATACTGTAGCCGTAGGGGCGCTGAAGCAAATCACCCCCACAGTGCTGGTGGCTCTCATATCCGCCATGTCACCCCAGGAAACCATCAACAACCTTAACTCCCTACAGGAGCGGGGAGCGATGGCCAACCCGCAGGTGAAAGCCCTAATCGATGCTAAGCTGAAGGAAGCGCAAACAGATAACCGCGTTTCCGCCTACAAGGCTCGGGTTGCGGCTGATGCTGCTAACTTGGATGCAGCTACTACTGCCCAGTTGGAGCAAATCACCAACGAACAAGTCAAGAGCAAGGGCAAAATCGCCAAACCCACGGCGGTCCTGGTGGATAAGTCCGGCTCGATGGATCAAGCTCTTGAAGTCGGAAAGCGCATTGCTGCTTTGATTTCGGGGATTTCTGAGGCTGATTTGTTCGTGTATGCCTTCGACACCCTGCCTTATTTAGTGCAGGCAAATGGGAAAGAGCTTAGCGACTGGGAGCGCGCCTTCGCGCACCTGCACGCTGGCGGCGGAACGAGTATCGGCAGCGCGGTGGAAGTGCTACGGCGCAAAAAGCAAGTAGTTGACCAAATCATCATCGTCACGGATGAAGGAGAGAACAATCAACCCTATTTTGCCGACGCTTATCAAACTTACAGTCGGGAAATGGGCATCATGCCGAATGTGATAATCGTCAAGGTGGGTTATGCTTACGATTGGTTGGAAACTCAGCTAAAAGCGAAGCAAATACCCTTGGATACTTTCACGTTCAGTGGCGATTATTACTCCCTGACGAACTTGGTGCCGCTTTTGTCTCGTCCTTCACGGCTGGAGTTGCTGATGGAAATTATGGAAACTCCCTTGCCGGGGCGCGATGATAAGTAG
- a CDS encoding HNH endonuclease — protein sequence MSCQLCNREVNKLTLHHLIPKQKGGKKGETIEICSACHHQIHALFDNTHLAQELNSIEKLQNQPQFGKFLDWVRKQNPDKRIRVHGKKAGS from the coding sequence ATGTCTTGTCAGCTTTGTAATCGAGAAGTTAACAAGCTCACATTACATCACCTGATTCCCAAGCAAAAAGGAGGGAAAAAAGGTGAAACTATAGAAATTTGTTCTGCCTGCCACCACCAAATCCACGCTTTATTTGATAATACCCACTTAGCCCAAGAACTTAACAGTATAGAAAAACTGCAAAACCAGCCCCAATTCGGGAAATTCCTGGATTGGGTGAGGAAGCAGAACCCAGATAAGCGCATCCGAGTGCATGGGAAAAAAGCCGGTTCTTAG
- a CDS encoding OmpA family protein — protein sequence MKKLTQWRDITLASFLLVGASACQIFGSRYPKVTTVTSEPVPATTVIEYQPIPTTTLEVVSPATNTTTTIETSSQTPSTTQVESSGQPTSTTTTQVTTQPVAPTTVATQTPATSTTEVKPEGQPPTTTTTTTTTTTQVTPTPTPTPTPTPTPTPTPTPTPTPTPTPTPTPTPTPPPSQVEVEQNLTELKAERTTDGIKINLPDNILFDYDKYNVRAQAKPSLEKINQVLSFYKDAQVFIYGHTDSKGDDAYNNDLSNKRAAAVKWYFVRVYKVPEPRILTKGFGESKPVAPNENADGSDNPAGRAKNRRVEFIIKTEARKVGANPFGDAVKSATEAALLVQSAGKTQTAADWNKAASKWQEAIDLMKAVPEGDANYQTAQQKAIEYDKNLKYAQQNAELAAP from the coding sequence ATGAAAAAACTCACGCAATGGCGCGATATCACCCTGGCATCATTTCTTCTGGTAGGTGCTTCAGCCTGCCAGATTTTTGGCTCAAGATACCCGAAAGTGACCACAGTTACATCAGAGCCTGTACCTGCAACTACGGTCATAGAATATCAACCAATTCCTACTACGACTTTGGAGGTGGTGAGTCCTGCTACTAATACTACTACTACCATAGAAACTTCAAGTCAAACCCCATCTACTACTCAGGTGGAGTCTTCAGGACAACCTACTTCTACGACTACTACTCAGGTGACAACTCAACCGGTTGCTCCTACTACTGTAGCTACTCAAACTCCAGCTACATCTACTACGGAGGTGAAGCCAGAAGGGCAACCTCCTACTACTACCACTACTACCACTACTACCACAACTCAGGTAACACCAACACCGACACCAACACCAACACCAACACCGACACCAACACCGACACCAACACCGACACCGACACCAACACCGACACCAACACCGACCCCAACACCAACACCGCCTCCATCTCAGGTAGAAGTTGAGCAAAATCTCACGGAATTGAAAGCGGAAAGGACGACAGACGGCATTAAAATCAATTTACCAGATAATATTTTATTTGACTATGATAAATACAACGTGCGGGCTCAAGCTAAGCCAAGTTTAGAGAAAATTAATCAAGTGCTGAGCTTTTATAAAGATGCGCAGGTGTTCATCTATGGCCACACGGACAGTAAAGGAGATGACGCCTATAATAATGACTTGTCTAACAAAAGAGCGGCGGCGGTAAAATGGTATTTTGTCAGGGTTTATAAGGTGCCAGAGCCTCGGATTTTAACTAAAGGGTTCGGAGAAAGTAAACCAGTGGCTCCTAATGAAAATGCCGATGGTTCGGATAATCCGGCGGGGAGAGCCAAAAATCGCCGGGTGGAGTTTATTATTAAAACTGAAGCGCGCAAAGTAGGAGCAAATCCGTTTGGGGATGCGGTGAAATCGGCGACAGAAGCTGCTCTATTGGTTCAAAGTGCTGGCAAAACGCAAACGGCGGCGGATTGGAATAAAGCGGCGAGCAAGTGGCAAGAGGCGATCGACCTGATGAAAGCTGTACCAGAAGGTGATGCCAATTACCAAACGGCTCAGCAAAAAGCCATCGAATATGATAAAAATTTGAAATATGCCCAACAAAATGCCGAATTAGCTGCCCCATAA
- a CDS encoding type II toxin-antitoxin system HigA family antitoxin has product MTLTFNSDKYSKLLVKYQPKLIKNEAENEAALEIVQELMHRSHRTPEEDAIYELLITLIEKFEQEFYHPGAASTPDSMLQFLMEQQQVNPEDLGEIFGSAEMVAEVIKGGQKISATQAKALGNFFNVDPSLFM; this is encoded by the coding sequence ATGACCCTTACTTTTAACTCAGACAAATACAGCAAACTTTTGGTAAAGTACCAGCCGAAACTCATCAAAAATGAGGCGGAAAATGAAGCGGCATTGGAAATCGTCCAAGAATTGATGCACCGGTCTCATAGAACTCCAGAAGAAGATGCAATATATGAGTTGCTAATCACGTTAATTGAAAAGTTTGAGCAAGAGTTTTATCATCCTGGTGCGGCATCAACTCCTGATTCTATGTTACAGTTTTTGATGGAACAGCAGCAGGTAAACCCCGAAGATTTAGGGGAAATTTTCGGCTCAGCAGAAATGGTAGCCGAGGTGATTAAAGGTGGGCAAAAAATTAGCGCCACACAAGCCAAGGCTTTAGGGAATTTTTTTAACGTTGACCCCAGTTTATTTATGTAA
- a CDS encoding nuclease A inhibitor family protein yields the protein MSNVNSELINILTEATGDLRWMSESDYPFQVFVWEEQELTAEQLREKTGHAPDTRLEIKEMEQFFAPALREYDWHDEEERETVRRYRSLVETLQYYLSDIRVYRLGEVEIDVYILGKTRAGNLAGLATKAVET from the coding sequence ATGAGTAACGTTAATTCAGAATTGATAAATATTCTGACGGAAGCAACGGGAGATTTGCGGTGGATGAGCGAATCAGATTACCCGTTTCAGGTGTTTGTGTGGGAGGAGCAGGAACTGACAGCGGAGCAGTTGCGGGAGAAAACGGGACACGCTCCCGATACACGTTTGGAAATTAAGGAAATGGAGCAGTTTTTTGCCCCTGCTTTGCGGGAATATGATTGGCATGATGAGGAAGAGAGAGAAACGGTAAGGCGGTATCGCTCCCTGGTGGAAACTTTGCAGTATTATTTGAGCGATATCCGAGTTTACCGTTTGGGAGAGGTGGAGATTGATGTTTATATTCTCGGCAAAACCAGGGCGGGGAATTTGGCTGGTTTGGCGACGAAGGCGGTAGAAACTTAG
- a CDS encoding DNA/RNA non-specific endonuclease, with product MTNKKITFAFLLALLALAGCTPTNTYPHLSLGNPSKATADPANITNYLMKKPQYALAYDSTKGIPNWVSWQLNNSWLGGTDRADDFRPDPELPEGWYQVKPKDYTNSGYDRGHMAPSADRTRTPEDNSSTFLMTNIVPQSPDNNRGPWKQLEDYSRDLVKEGKELYVIAGPVGKQKTIGSGKVTVPAQTWKIIVVLDKPGARVTANTRTISVKIPNSPTLKNRDWRSYRVSIDAIEKATGYDFLSNVSPSIQATIESTVDKQ from the coding sequence ATGACAAATAAAAAAATTACTTTTGCTTTCCTGCTGGCACTGTTGGCCCTCGCTGGATGCACTCCCACCAACACTTACCCCCATCTGTCCCTGGGAAACCCCAGCAAAGCCACCGCTGACCCCGCCAACATCACTAATTATTTGATGAAAAAACCCCAATATGCTCTCGCCTATGATAGCACTAAAGGGATTCCTAATTGGGTGAGTTGGCAACTCAATAATTCCTGGTTGGGTGGTACTGACCGCGCTGATGATTTTCGTCCTGACCCAGAATTACCCGAAGGATGGTATCAAGTCAAGCCTAAAGATTATACTAACTCCGGGTACGATCGGGGACATATGGCACCATCGGCGGACAGAACCCGCACCCCAGAAGACAATAGCTCTACTTTTTTAATGACGAATATTGTACCGCAAAGCCCAGATAATAATCGAGGGCCGTGGAAACAATTAGAAGACTATTCGCGAGACTTGGTGAAAGAAGGTAAAGAGCTGTATGTTATCGCCGGTCCGGTGGGGAAGCAGAAGACGATCGGCTCTGGGAAAGTCACCGTCCCCGCTCAAACTTGGAAAATCATCGTAGTTTTAGACAAACCGGGAGCCCGAGTCACCGCCAACACCCGCACCATTAGCGTCAAAATTCCCAACTCCCCCACCCTGAAAAACAGAGATTGGCGCAGTTACCGAGTTTCGATCGATGCCATTGAAAAAGCCACCGGTTACGACTTTCTCAGCAACGTCTCCCCCTCCATTCAAGCCACCATTGAAAGCACAGTAGATAAACAATAA
- a CDS encoding peroxiredoxin, whose product MYPSQVPDVVFKTRVRDESVEGPNPFRWQDRTTAEIFGGKRIALFALPGAFTPTCSSTHLPRYEELYDEIKAQGIDEVICLSVNDAFVMFQWGKQQGVQKVFLLPDGNGEFTRKMGMLVDKNNLGFGMRSWRYSMVVNDRKIEKMFIEPGYSDNAPDDPFEVSDADTMLNYLKSAK is encoded by the coding sequence ATGTATCCCAGTCAAGTCCCAGACGTAGTATTCAAAACCCGGGTGCGCGATGAATCCGTAGAAGGTCCCAACCCCTTCCGCTGGCAGGACCGCACCACCGCCGAAATCTTCGGTGGTAAGCGCATCGCCTTATTTGCCCTTCCCGGAGCCTTCACCCCCACTTGCTCTTCCACCCACCTCCCCCGGTATGAAGAGCTTTACGACGAAATCAAGGCTCAGGGCATTGATGAAGTCATTTGCCTTTCCGTCAACGATGCTTTCGTCATGTTCCAATGGGGCAAACAGCAAGGAGTACAAAAAGTATTCTTGCTACCCGACGGTAACGGCGAATTCACCCGCAAAATGGGGATGCTCGTAGATAAAAATAATCTGGGATTTGGGATGCGCTCTTGGCGCTACTCAATGGTGGTCAACGATCGCAAAATCGAAAAGATGTTCATCGAACCGGGTTATAGCGACAACGCCCCCGATGACCCCTTTGAGGTATCCGATGCGGACACGATGCTCAATTACTTGAAGTCTGCCAAGTAA
- a CDS encoding MATE family efflux transporter, with the protein MNQKSAQGMKRNLTEGSVGWHLVNLTLPMIWGVFAVIGFTVADTYFVGQLGTKPLAAMSFTFPVVMGLGNLAMGLGVGASSVIALAIGTGDRHKVQRLTTDSLILALLTVGISVIIGLATIDPLFTLLGAPPDLLPLIRDYMEIWYIGIVFMVVPIVGNSALRAAGNTKAPSIIMTVSGGINIILDPMLIFGFGPFPRMEIQGAALTTVISLAITLIASVVFLHYGEEMISWQIPRFKEVIVSWKNILHVGLPAAAANMVVPVSVGFITNAISAYGKEAVAAFGIASRVESFALIVFIALGSIIGPFVGQNWGANKRDRVHRALYLSFLFCVLWGCVNAAIIAAFAPHIATAFDRNPEVIAIAATYLTFIPISYGGYGVILIASATFNALGKPIPSLTITIIRSLLLYVPLAYLGSCFFGLNGIFAASFVGNIAVGIGSFIWTQKTCNLSLVPGH; encoded by the coding sequence ATGAACCAAAAATCGGCTCAGGGAATGAAGCGTAACCTAACTGAAGGGAGTGTGGGCTGGCATCTGGTCAACCTCACTTTACCGATGATTTGGGGGGTGTTCGCCGTCATCGGGTTTACGGTGGCTGATACTTATTTTGTGGGGCAACTGGGGACGAAACCTCTGGCGGCGATGAGTTTTACGTTTCCCGTAGTTATGGGTTTGGGCAATTTGGCGATGGGTTTGGGGGTGGGGGCGTCTTCTGTTATTGCTCTTGCTATTGGGACGGGCGATCGGCACAAAGTCCAACGCCTCACCACCGATAGCCTCATCCTCGCCCTCCTCACTGTAGGCATTTCTGTTATCATCGGGTTAGCTACCATCGACCCTTTATTTACCTTATTAGGGGCTCCTCCCGACTTACTCCCCCTGATTCGGGACTATATGGAGATTTGGTATATTGGCATCGTGTTTATGGTGGTGCCAATAGTTGGTAACAGTGCCCTGCGTGCCGCCGGAAATACCAAAGCACCCAGCATCATTATGACAGTATCCGGTGGGATCAATATCATATTAGATCCCATGTTGATTTTTGGGTTTGGGCCTTTTCCCCGGATGGAAATCCAAGGGGCAGCCCTCACCACTGTGATTTCTCTAGCTATTACTTTGATTGCATCGGTGGTGTTTCTCCACTATGGCGAGGAGATGATTTCTTGGCAAATTCCTCGTTTCAAAGAAGTGATAGTATCTTGGAAAAATATCCTGCACGTGGGATTACCGGCGGCGGCTGCTAATATGGTGGTGCCGGTTTCTGTGGGGTTTATCACTAATGCTATATCTGCTTATGGAAAAGAAGCTGTAGCCGCATTTGGCATCGCTTCTCGCGTGGAATCCTTTGCCTTAATTGTGTTTATTGCTTTAGGTTCGATTATTGGTCCTTTTGTGGGGCAAAATTGGGGCGCAAACAAGCGCGATCGGGTGCATCGTGCCCTGTATCTGAGCTTCCTGTTTTGTGTGCTTTGGGGATGTGTCAATGCGGCAATTATCGCCGCCTTTGCCCCCCACATCGCCACCGCGTTCGATCGCAACCCCGAAGTCATCGCGATCGCCGCCACCTATCTCACCTTCATCCCCATCAGCTATGGAGGCTACGGCGTTATCCTCATCGCCAGTGCCACCTTTAATGCCTTGGGTAAACCCATACCATCCTTGACCATCACCATAATTAGAAGCCTCCTCCTCTACGTTCCCCTCGCCTATCTAGGCAGTTGCTTTTTTGGCTTAAACGGCATATTTGCCGCCAGTTTTGTAGGCAATATCGCCGTAGGTATCGGTTCCTTCATTTGGACACAAAAAACCTGTAATTTGTCCCTAGTCCCTGGTCATTAG
- a CDS encoding DUF1778 domain-containing protein → MSDSDLEASTNQTRDVKINIRAKQGQRDLIDTAAQLQGKSRSEFMLESAYQRAQEVILDQTFFGLDEAKFQQFIELLDAPPAQNEKLHALIRTKAPWD, encoded by the coding sequence ATGTCCGATTCTGATTTGGAAGCCTCAACCAACCAAACCCGCGACGTGAAGATTAACATCCGAGCTAAGCAGGGTCAGCGGGATTTAATCGATACAGCGGCGCAACTCCAGGGCAAGAGCCGATCGGAGTTTATGCTAGAGTCCGCTTACCAGAGAGCCCAAGAGGTTATTTTAGACCAGACTTTTTTTGGTTTAGATGAAGCGAAATTTCAGCAATTTATCGAGCTGCTGGATGCCCCGCCTGCCCAAAATGAAAAATTACACGCATTAATCAGAACTAAAGCTCCGTGGGATTAG